A DNA window from Balneolaceae bacterium contains the following coding sequences:
- the aspS gene encoding aspartate--tRNA ligase — translation MVLKRTHTCGELDRSKAGEQVVLNGWVDGRRDFGGLIFIDLRDRYGLTQIVFAEHDQDLLDKAGRLRNEYVIGVRGKVRERDDKNVNPEMATGEIEVLAGELVIYSQAETPPMEVREEVNATEETRLRYRYLDMRRAPVQRNLLFRSRAVHAVRQYFHDHGFAEVETPYLMRSTPEGARDYLVPSRVNPGKFYALPQSPQTYKQILMVSGFDRYFQIAKCFRDEDLRADRQPEFTQVDVELSFVDEEEVLSITEGMMARLMRQTMGRDVELPFPRMTYREAMETYGTDKPDTRFGLEIADLSDLVADAEFRIFSKTVADGGAVLGITVPEQGSLGRGAMDRLTEQAQQETGAKGLIYLQHDPEEGLSCNVGKFLEEETIEAMAGRAGCGEGDLVLILAGPDPEVYRQMGKLRQLAGREFELIDTGAYNFLWVTDFPLVEWDEETGRYHALHHPFTAPREEDVQKGVEPAEIRSRAYDLVLNGYEIGGGSIRIHERKRQMWMFDLLGMDEEESQERFGFLLEAFRYGAPPHGGIALGVDRIAMILTGSSSLRDVIAFPKNQKAQSLMDDSPGSVDPQQLEELHIRLADDLNGNTNDNQTT, via the coding sequence ATGGTACTAAAGCGTACGCATACCTGCGGCGAACTCGACCGATCCAAGGCAGGCGAACAAGTGGTTCTAAACGGCTGGGTGGATGGCCGGCGGGATTTCGGGGGACTCATTTTTATCGACCTCCGCGACCGCTACGGCCTGACGCAGATCGTCTTCGCCGAACACGACCAGGACCTCCTCGACAAGGCGGGCAGGTTGCGTAACGAATACGTGATCGGCGTGCGGGGTAAGGTGCGGGAGCGCGACGACAAGAACGTGAATCCTGAAATGGCCACCGGCGAAATCGAGGTGCTGGCCGGGGAGCTGGTCATTTACTCCCAGGCGGAGACCCCGCCCATGGAGGTCAGGGAGGAGGTCAATGCTACCGAGGAGACGCGCCTGCGCTACCGCTACCTGGACATGCGGCGGGCGCCCGTGCAGCGCAACCTGCTGTTCCGCTCGCGGGCCGTCCATGCCGTCCGGCAGTATTTCCACGATCACGGCTTTGCGGAGGTGGAGACGCCCTACCTGATGCGCAGCACGCCCGAGGGCGCGCGCGACTACCTGGTGCCCAGCCGGGTGAACCCGGGCAAATTTTACGCCCTGCCGCAGAGCCCGCAGACCTACAAGCAGATCCTGATGGTCTCCGGCTTTGACCGATATTTCCAGATCGCAAAATGTTTTCGGGACGAGGACCTGCGCGCGGACCGCCAGCCGGAATTTACCCAGGTGGACGTGGAGCTCTCCTTCGTGGACGAGGAGGAGGTGCTCTCCATAACCGAAGGCATGATGGCCCGCCTCATGCGCCAGACCATGGGACGCGATGTCGAACTGCCTTTCCCGCGGATGACCTACCGCGAGGCCATGGAGACCTACGGCACCGACAAGCCGGACACGCGTTTCGGCCTGGAGATCGCCGACCTGTCTGACCTGGTGGCCGACGCCGAATTCCGCATCTTTTCGAAGACGGTAGCCGACGGCGGCGCTGTGCTGGGCATCACCGTGCCCGAGCAGGGCTCGCTGGGACGCGGCGCCATGGACCGACTTACCGAACAGGCGCAGCAGGAGACCGGGGCCAAGGGACTCATCTACCTGCAGCACGACCCGGAGGAGGGGCTCTCCTGCAACGTGGGCAAGTTCCTGGAGGAGGAGACCATAGAGGCCATGGCCGGGCGGGCCGGCTGCGGCGAGGGCGACCTGGTGCTCATTCTGGCCGGACCCGACCCGGAGGTCTACCGGCAGATGGGCAAGCTGCGCCAGCTGGCCGGCCGGGAGTTCGAGCTGATCGACACCGGTGCCTACAATTTTCTTTGGGTGACCGACTTTCCGCTGGTGGAGTGGGATGAGGAGACCGGTCGCTACCACGCCCTGCACCACCCATTTACCGCCCCCCGGGAGGAGGACGTGCAGAAGGGCGTGGAACCCGCCGAGATCCGTTCGCGCGCCTACGACCTGGTGCTCAACGGTTACGAAATCGGGGGAGGCTCCATCCGCATCCACGAACGAAAACGGCAGATGTGGATGTTCGACCTGCTGGGCATGGACGAGGAGGAGTCCCAGGAGCGTTTCGGCTTTCTGCTGGAGGCCTTCCGCTACGGCGCCCCGCCCCACGGGGGCATCGCCCTCGGGGTCGACCGCATCGCCATGATCCTCACCGGCAGCAGCAGCCTGCGGGACGTGATCGCCTTCCCCAAAAACCAGAAGGCGCAGAGCCTGATGGACGACAGCCCGGGCTCGGTGGACCCGCAGCAGCTCGAGGAGCTACACATTAGGCTGGCCGACGACCTGAATGGAAATACCAACGACAACCAAACAACGTGA
- a CDS encoding DUF429 domain-containing protein — protein MKTLGLDGCRAGWIAISLDEEGAGYWLLESHDELEDYFRDFDRVFVDIPIGMTEDQYTRDCDTELRSVLGEKYASSVFTPPIRPALNAPTYAEASLVSYETTDKKVTIQAWNIAPYIRVVDNLLQREESFREKVFESHPELLFQKLNGGNSILQKKETKKGLRHRLGLLKEQNRYVDDFFRDIKEEYRRNQVDEDDIVDAMSLALFARRSMEGELKTLPEDPPVDSTGLTMAIHYA, from the coding sequence GTGAAGACACTGGGACTGGACGGATGCCGGGCCGGTTGGATCGCCATCTCCCTTGACGAGGAGGGGGCCGGCTACTGGCTGCTGGAATCGCACGACGAACTGGAAGACTATTTTCGCGACTTCGACCGGGTGTTCGTGGACATCCCCATCGGCATGACCGAAGACCAGTATACGCGCGACTGCGACACGGAGCTGCGCAGCGTACTGGGCGAAAAGTACGCCTCCAGCGTATTCACCCCGCCCATCCGCCCGGCGCTCAACGCCCCCACCTACGCGGAGGCCTCCTTGGTCAGCTACGAGACCACCGACAAGAAGGTGACGATCCAGGCCTGGAACATTGCTCCCTATATTCGGGTGGTGGACAACCTGCTGCAGCGTGAAGAGTCCTTCCGCGAGAAGGTATTCGAAAGCCATCCCGAACTGCTCTTTCAGAAACTTAACGGCGGCAACTCCATCCTGCAGAAAAAGGAGACCAAGAAGGGGCTGCGCCATCGGCTGGGCCTGCTGAAGGAGCAGAACAGGTACGTGGATGATTTTTTCCGTGACATCAAGGAGGAGTACCGGCGCAACCAGGTGGACGAGGACGATATCGTGGATGCCATGTCCCTGGCTCTCTTTGCCCGGCGCTCGATGGAGGGGGAGCTCAAAACCCTGCCGGAAGATCCTCCCGTCGATTCCACCGGCCTCACCATGGCCATTCACTACGCCTGA
- a CDS encoding BrxA/BrxB family bacilliredoxin yields the protein MQFGLGGGPDVSWMREELTELGVEELTTPEEVDRAMKEYDSGTMLIVINSVCGCAAGNARPGLKLALEQSEAKPDQMVTVFAGQDKDATARAREYFSEYPPSSPAFAYFKDGEIKAMIPRHRVEGRTKAEVADDLKMVFDAFAGEGEENETAAE from the coding sequence ATGCAATTTGGACTAGGAGGCGGCCCCGACGTATCCTGGATGCGCGAGGAACTGACCGAACTCGGCGTGGAGGAGCTTACCACGCCCGAGGAAGTGGACCGCGCCATGAAGGAATACGACTCGGGCACCATGCTCATCGTCATCAACTCCGTCTGCGGCTGCGCGGCCGGCAACGCCCGTCCCGGGCTCAAGCTGGCCCTCGAGCAGAGCGAGGCCAAGCCGGACCAAATGGTCACGGTTTTTGCCGGGCAGGACAAGGATGCCACGGCGCGCGCCCGCGAATACTTCAGCGAATACCCGCCTTCCTCACCCGCCTTCGCCTACTTCAAGGACGGGGAGATCAAGGCCATGATCCCGCGGCACCGCGTGGAAGGCCGCACCAAGGCCGAAGTGGCCGACGACCTGAAGATGGTCTTCGACGCCTTTGCCGGCGAGGGCGAGGAGAACGAGACGGCGGCCGAATAG
- a CDS encoding mechanosensitive ion channel family protein produces the protein MAAQPVISQGETALPENLLQSPRRAVHTFLHWQQEGHRRPDLVIQTFKLSDKPRDKKVERARQLRRVLDARGLLVDYDQVPGDPAWTDSLSGQHQYILFDALPEVYLVRHEGEWLFSQATIEQIPEIYGDTFSFMVEAVVDNLPDALRGEWMGLQVWQYLAIFLWLLTGFVLRKVFEYFFENYGRGLVSSSTTQWDDRLLHETEKPVSFLFMMGFYWATFTNLMLSVTVNYYLALALEVAFSASFVWLFYNLSNVFSEYLMKMTSRTESKLDDQLVPLLRKTLKVFVLVIGIIFILQNHGINVASLLAGLGLGGLAIALAARETLANFFGSITIFTDKPFQVGDWIVTDKVEGTVEEVGFRSTRIRTFYNSLVSVPNSKLADSAIDNMGLREYRRLRTVLNLTYDTTADQMEAFTEGIRELVRGNEHIRQDFFEVHFSEYGPHSLDVMVYIFFDVPDWSTELRERHRFLLNIKALAEDVGVEFAFPTRTLHMESLPPESGLPSPETSSPGKMDK, from the coding sequence GTGGCCGCCCAGCCCGTAATCAGCCAGGGCGAGACAGCTCTGCCCGAAAACCTGCTGCAGTCTCCGCGGCGGGCGGTGCACACGTTCCTGCACTGGCAGCAGGAGGGGCACCGGCGGCCGGATCTGGTCATCCAGACCTTCAAACTATCCGACAAACCGCGGGACAAAAAAGTTGAACGGGCCCGCCAGCTGCGCAGGGTGCTCGACGCGCGTGGTCTGCTGGTGGACTACGACCAGGTGCCGGGCGACCCGGCCTGGACCGACTCCCTTTCCGGTCAGCACCAGTACATTCTCTTTGACGCCCTGCCGGAGGTCTACCTGGTGCGTCACGAGGGTGAGTGGCTCTTCTCCCAGGCCACCATCGAACAGATCCCGGAAATTTACGGGGACACCTTCTCTTTTATGGTGGAGGCCGTGGTGGACAACCTGCCCGACGCGCTGCGCGGGGAGTGGATGGGACTGCAGGTCTGGCAGTACCTGGCCATATTCCTCTGGCTGCTGACCGGATTCGTGCTTCGCAAGGTGTTCGAGTATTTCTTCGAAAATTACGGGAGGGGGCTGGTGAGCAGCAGTACCACGCAGTGGGACGACAGGCTGCTGCACGAAACCGAAAAGCCGGTGAGTTTTCTATTTATGATGGGCTTCTACTGGGCCACCTTCACCAACCTGATGCTCTCGGTGACGGTCAACTATTACCTGGCACTGGCACTGGAGGTGGCCTTTTCGGCCAGCTTCGTATGGCTCTTTTACAACCTCTCCAACGTCTTCTCGGAGTACCTGATGAAGATGACCTCGCGCACGGAGAGCAAACTGGACGACCAGCTGGTACCCCTGCTGCGCAAGACGCTTAAGGTCTTCGTGCTGGTCATCGGCATCATTTTCATCCTGCAGAACCACGGCATCAACGTGGCCTCCCTGCTGGCTGGACTGGGACTAGGGGGTCTGGCCATCGCCCTGGCGGCGCGCGAAACCCTGGCCAATTTCTTCGGCTCAATCACCATTTTCACGGACAAGCCTTTCCAGGTGGGCGACTGGATCGTCACCGACAAGGTGGAGGGGACGGTGGAGGAGGTGGGCTTCCGCTCCACGCGCATACGCACCTTCTACAACTCCCTGGTGAGCGTACCCAACTCCAAGCTGGCCGACAGCGCCATCGACAACATGGGACTGAGGGAGTATCGCCGCCTGCGGACCGTGCTCAACCTCACCTACGACACCACGGCCGACCAGATGGAGGCCTTCACGGAGGGCATCCGCGAGCTGGTGCGGGGCAACGAGCACATTCGCCAGGACTTCTTCGAGGTGCATTTCAGCGAGTACGGCCCGCACTCCCTGGACGTGATGGTCTACATCTTCTTTGACGTGCCCGACTGGAGCACGGAGCTGCGGGAGCGTCACCGTTTCCTGCTGAACATCAAGGCGCTGGCCGAAGACGTAGGCGTCGAGTTTGCCTTCCCGACCCGCACCCTGCACATGGAGAGCCTCCCGCCGGAGAGCGGACTCCCCTCCCCCGAAACCTCCTCCCCCGGGAAAATGGACAAATAG
- a CDS encoding response regulator transcription factor: protein MDKIRILIADDHEIIRFGISTHLSSAEDMDVVGEASSGEECLTLFKETQPDVCLIDITMPGMNGLESARAMREIDRKCRMAILSMHLDSDLLAEALQSDIHGYLLKSIDREQLLHCVRVVHNGQHVFSKEVFQLMSRAFASQKFRFGKLKSDITDREREVLKLIVRGMTSLKMARELNISPRTIETHRSNLLKKLGVKNTAELVRMALENQEE from the coding sequence ATGGATAAAATACGAATTCTGATCGCTGACGATCACGAAATTATTCGTTTCGGCATCAGTACGCACCTGTCTTCGGCCGAAGATATGGACGTGGTTGGCGAAGCCTCATCCGGCGAGGAATGCCTGACGCTTTTCAAGGAAACGCAACCCGACGTCTGTCTGATCGACATCACCATGCCCGGCATGAACGGACTGGAAAGCGCCCGCGCCATGCGTGAAATCGACCGGAAATGCAGGATGGCTATTCTGTCCATGCACCTGGACAGTGACCTGCTGGCCGAGGCCCTGCAGTCCGACATTCACGGCTACCTGCTGAAATCCATTGATCGCGAGCAGCTTTTGCACTGCGTCCGGGTGGTCCACAACGGCCAGCATGTATTCAGCAAAGAAGTCTTCCAGCTGATGTCGAGGGCCTTCGCCAGCCAGAAATTCAGGTTTGGTAAGCTGAAAAGTGATATTACCGACCGCGAGCGCGAGGTGCTGAAACTCATTGTCCGAGGAATGACAAGCCTGAAGATGGCCCGGGAACTCAATATCAGTCCCCGCACCATCGAGACCCACCGCTCCAACCTGCTCAAAAAGCTGGGAGTCAAGAACACCGCCGAACTGGTTCGCATGGCCCTGGAGAACCAGGAGGAGTAG
- a CDS encoding superoxide dismutase produces the protein MAYTLPDLPYAYDALEPHIDERTMRIHHTKHHQGYTDKVNAALEGHEFADLPIEDVLKRVDELPSSKRQAVINNGGGYANHSLFWTVLSPNGGGAPGSDIGGAIDDAFGSYDNLKKAFNDAATGQFGSGWAWLCVDDDGELEVTSTANQNSPYMDGLTPILGLDVWEHAYYLNYQNKRGDYVNAFWNLVNWDQVNQYYNDAR, from the coding sequence ATGGCTTACACACTTCCGGATCTTCCTTACGCCTACGATGCGCTCGAACCCCATATTGACGAGCGCACGATGAGGATTCACCACACCAAGCACCACCAGGGCTATACCGACAAGGTGAACGCCGCACTGGAAGGGCATGAGTTCGCCGACCTGCCCATCGAAGATGTGCTGAAGCGCGTGGATGAGCTGCCCTCCTCCAAGCGCCAGGCGGTGATCAACAACGGCGGCGGCTACGCCAACCACAGTCTCTTCTGGACCGTACTCTCCCCGAACGGGGGCGGCGCGCCCGGCAGCGACATCGGCGGGGCCATCGACGACGCCTTCGGCAGCTATGACAATCTCAAGAAAGCCTTCAACGACGCAGCGACCGGCCAGTTCGGCTCTGGATGGGCCTGGCTCTGCGTGGACGACGACGGCGAGCTGGAGGTCACCTCCACAGCCAACCAGAACAGTCCCTACATGGACGGTCTGACGCCCATCCTGGGACTTGATGTCTGGGAGCACGCCTACTATCTGAACTACCAGAACAAGCGGGGCGACTACGTGAACGCCTTCTGGAACCTCGTGAACTGGGACCAGGTGAATCAATATTACAACGACGCCCGCTAA
- the sthA gene encoding Si-specific NAD(P)(+) transhydrogenase, producing MSHDYDVIIIGSGPAGFSCAMQSSKFDKKALVVEAHEKYLGGTWINTGTVPSKALREAAKTISDFNAQFGGEQPRKPYDQFRMQDLLKYKDDILEKENRKIKNDLIKNKVDVARGTGTLVDEHTVEVHTHIGSVQTYSADYILVCTGSRPVSPNRFEIDHNRVLDYTSLLKLTHIPRRLTIVGGGVNALEYATTFSALGSRVSVLTSRGEVLSFLDAEIKELFLESLRKRNIHLQIGVRVEDIGYNSLQNYTEVSYRAKDDPDSRLEVIETEHVLFMGGRRPNTSELNLEEVGIKTDDKDFIRTSEVFQTDVPSIYAAGDVIGFPQLASASFTQGRLAACNMFGIPMQEVPDRTPYAIYTIPEISHIGITEEEAERQELDVTVGRAYFKNVVKTDMTGHDEGMLKLVFQKDSLKLLGVHIFGDEAANLLHLGQSVMAYDGDIRYFTQHVMNYPTLGEAYRIAAFNGFNRAYKAGVKYKSLLEDAQPPTDAPKKQDVREEE from the coding sequence ATGTCGCACGACTACGACGTCATCATTATCGGCAGCGGACCCGCAGGCTTCTCCTGCGCCATGCAGAGTTCCAAGTTCGACAAGAAGGCCCTGGTGGTGGAGGCCCATGAGAAGTACCTGGGCGGCACGTGGATCAACACGGGCACCGTACCCAGCAAAGCCCTCCGCGAGGCCGCCAAAACCATCTCCGATTTCAACGCTCAGTTCGGGGGCGAGCAGCCGCGCAAGCCCTACGACCAGTTCCGCATGCAGGATCTGCTGAAGTACAAGGACGACATCCTGGAGAAGGAGAACCGCAAGATCAAGAACGACCTGATCAAGAACAAGGTGGACGTGGCGCGCGGCACGGGCACACTGGTCGACGAACACACGGTGGAGGTGCATACACACATTGGATCGGTACAGACCTATTCGGCCGATTACATCCTAGTCTGCACCGGCAGCCGTCCCGTCTCCCCCAACCGCTTTGAGATCGACCACAACCGGGTGCTCGACTATACCTCCCTTCTCAAGCTCACCCACATCCCCCGCCGCCTGACCATTGTCGGAGGAGGCGTTAACGCCCTGGAGTATGCGACCACCTTTTCGGCCCTTGGCAGCCGGGTCAGCGTGCTGACCTCCCGCGGGGAGGTGCTCAGCTTTCTGGACGCGGAGATCAAGGAGCTATTCCTGGAATCCCTGCGCAAGCGCAACATCCACCTGCAGATCGGCGTGAGGGTGGAGGACATCGGCTACAACTCCCTGCAAAACTACACCGAAGTGAGCTACCGCGCCAAAGACGACCCGGACAGCCGCCTTGAGGTCATCGAAACCGAGCACGTACTATTCATGGGAGGTCGCCGTCCCAACACCTCCGAACTCAACCTAGAGGAGGTGGGCATCAAGACCGACGACAAGGATTTCATCCGGACCAGCGAGGTCTTCCAGACCGACGTGCCGAGCATCTACGCGGCGGGCGACGTGATCGGCTTTCCCCAGTTGGCCTCCGCCTCCTTCACCCAGGGAAGGCTGGCCGCCTGCAACATGTTCGGCATTCCCATGCAGGAGGTGCCCGACCGCACGCCCTACGCCATCTACACCATCCCGGAGATCTCCCATATCGGAATCACCGAGGAGGAGGCCGAACGGCAGGAGTTGGACGTGACGGTGGGACGCGCCTACTTCAAAAACGTGGTCAAGACCGACATGACCGGCCACGATGAGGGAATGCTGAAACTGGTCTTCCAGAAGGACAGCCTGAAACTGCTGGGCGTGCACATCTTCGGTGACGAGGCGGCCAACCTGCTGCATCTGGGGCAGTCGGTGATGGCCTACGACGGGGACATCCGCTACTTCACCCAGCATGTCATGAACTATCCCACCCTGGGCGAAGCCTACCGCATCGCGGCCTTCAACGGCTTCAACCGGGCTTATAAGGCGGGCGTGAAGTACAAGTCGCTGCTGGAAGATGCACAGCCACCCACAGATGCGCCGAAAAAGCAGGACGTCCGGGAAGAAGAGTAG
- a CDS encoding PP2C family protein-serine/threonine phosphatase produces MGQRLTYWIFLGVLGLAAFVALRPVVDFNAGAPIEESRSAVEARTDALAERLGFDTDSLSLLTLRTQHLNYYRTLRDSVGEELPGPGTLNERGTNLTGWKVTVGSRMQGAEEGYITSNEDLFDQAGQLQLRYDRQGKVYRLQTNPSEPNPTFVEGEDRDEVARRVVGDIFGYNLDNYALGEVVTDSLSPATETAGRSRPLESGSSRLSPNLVYSWNKVNPSAEGPDKLRLEFIQTLREGSDPFSPTVVGAAVEDFQATGPYQPERMDSSGIISNLNLIVGFGSIGVLICLVFFTGIRHINRGQVEWKRAIMLFGAVALGVLGWRAIFVMNTWEPFLSDTGVSIYLLNQILFAAVVGLYGALAYVGWEAMAREQEQPQVKLVDAFWRKRFFFRETGDGLLRGYALGGLLLGLFAVALWLLDSFYYQADSQFGYMEPTMQPKLLTLNMGAWINVWLVALGHVGVAVGFLAGRIRRTWLNWLTVTAVAALLFCGSATLVGIYGPIWINLLVCLCLAPPIVYAFRRSGLFTFATGWWLFVVVLMVPPYLGSGDMDVAYVGWIQLTLIALPAIYGFVSLRYAPSVAEMAGYIPEYQERLSNHMRMEKEIEIARESQFKLMPLQPPVLEGVDVYGFFIPSFEVGGDYFDYVVGTNGAPDQQVLTMTIADVSGKAMKAAMHAVFTSGLLLSRLHRDRPEAILQEVSPTIFSRTDPRTFITCVIAQYHLEKRTLSIANAGHCLPILKRNGSAEFIHTPEPRYPLGVRRLVNYTALETQLKEGDFVLFYSDGLPEAVDPEGRRFGYKEVLTLVNELDTDAKSSSEIAQEIKRIVQKFSDYQLADDTTIICLKV; encoded by the coding sequence ATGGGGCAAAGGCTAACATACTGGATTTTTCTGGGCGTTCTGGGGCTGGCTGCCTTCGTCGCGCTGCGTCCCGTCGTGGATTTCAACGCAGGCGCGCCCATTGAAGAGAGCCGCTCGGCCGTGGAGGCGCGCACCGACGCCCTGGCCGAACGCCTGGGCTTTGATACCGACTCGCTCTCCCTGCTCACCCTTCGCACGCAGCACCTGAACTACTATCGCACCCTCAGGGATTCGGTCGGGGAGGAGCTGCCCGGCCCGGGTACCCTCAACGAGCGCGGCACCAACCTGACGGGCTGGAAGGTAACCGTGGGCTCTCGCATGCAGGGTGCCGAGGAAGGTTACATTACCTCGAACGAGGATCTTTTCGACCAGGCGGGACAGCTTCAGCTACGCTATGACCGGCAGGGCAAGGTATACCGCCTGCAGACCAATCCCTCCGAGCCCAATCCAACTTTTGTGGAAGGGGAGGACCGCGACGAGGTCGCCCGGCGCGTGGTGGGTGACATCTTCGGCTACAACCTGGACAACTACGCCCTGGGCGAGGTAGTCACCGACAGTCTCTCCCCGGCTACGGAAACGGCCGGGCGAAGCCGTCCCCTGGAGAGCGGCAGCAGCCGGCTGAGTCCCAACCTGGTCTACTCCTGGAACAAGGTGAATCCCTCAGCCGAGGGCCCCGACAAGCTGCGCCTGGAATTCATCCAGACCCTGCGGGAGGGCTCCGACCCCTTCAGCCCCACTGTAGTGGGGGCCGCCGTCGAAGACTTTCAGGCCACGGGACCCTACCAGCCCGAGCGCATGGACAGTTCGGGCATCATCAGTAATCTCAACCTGATCGTGGGATTCGGATCCATCGGCGTGCTCATCTGCCTGGTCTTTTTTACCGGCATACGGCACATCAACCGGGGACAGGTGGAGTGGAAACGGGCCATTATGCTCTTCGGGGCGGTCGCCCTGGGTGTGCTGGGCTGGCGCGCAATCTTCGTGATGAATACCTGGGAGCCCTTCTTGAGCGACACGGGGGTCTCCATCTACCTGCTCAACCAGATCCTTTTTGCGGCGGTGGTGGGCCTTTACGGGGCCCTTGCCTATGTGGGGTGGGAGGCCATGGCCCGCGAGCAGGAGCAGCCGCAGGTGAAGCTGGTGGACGCCTTCTGGCGCAAGCGCTTCTTTTTCCGGGAGACCGGCGACGGGCTGCTGCGTGGCTACGCCCTGGGCGGGCTGCTGCTGGGCCTCTTCGCCGTGGCACTGTGGCTTCTTGACAGCTTCTACTACCAGGCCGACAGCCAGTTCGGCTACATGGAGCCTACCATGCAACCCAAACTGCTGACATTGAACATGGGTGCCTGGATCAACGTCTGGCTGGTGGCGCTGGGACATGTGGGCGTGGCCGTGGGCTTTTTGGCCGGGCGTATCCGGCGCACCTGGCTCAACTGGCTGACGGTGACGGCAGTGGCCGCCCTGCTGTTCTGCGGTTCGGCCACCCTGGTCGGTATTTACGGTCCCATATGGATTAACCTGCTCGTCTGTCTTTGCCTGGCCCCGCCTATCGTCTATGCCTTTCGCCGCTCGGGCCTGTTCACCTTCGCCACCGGCTGGTGGCTCTTCGTGGTGGTGCTGATGGTGCCGCCCTACCTGGGGTCGGGTGACATGGACGTGGCCTATGTGGGCTGGATCCAGCTGACACTTATTGCCTTGCCGGCCATATACGGTTTCGTTTCCCTACGCTACGCACCCTCGGTGGCGGAAATGGCGGGCTACATCCCCGAGTACCAGGAGCGGCTGTCCAACCACATGCGCATGGAGAAGGAGATCGAGATTGCGCGCGAGAGCCAGTTCAAGCTGATGCCCTTGCAGCCTCCCGTTCTGGAAGGGGTGGACGTCTACGGCTTTTTTATACCCTCCTTCGAGGTGGGGGGCGACTACTTCGATTACGTGGTGGGCACCAACGGCGCGCCCGACCAGCAGGTGCTGACCATGACCATCGCCGACGTATCGGGCAAGGCGATGAAGGCGGCCATGCATGCCGTCTTTACCAGCGGACTGCTGCTCTCAAGATTGCACCGTGACCGCCCGGAGGCCATCCTGCAGGAGGTGAGTCCCACCATCTTTTCGCGCACCGATCCAAGGACCTTCATCACCTGTGTGATCGCCCAGTACCACCTGGAGAAACGCACTCTGAGCATCGCCAACGCCGGGCACTGCCTGCCTATCCTCAAGCGCAACGGCAGCGCCGAATTTATTCATACGCCCGAGCCTCGCTACCCGCTGGGCGTGCGTCGCCTGGTGAACTACACGGCCCTGGAGACGCAGCTGAAAGAGGGGGACTTCGTGTTGTTCTATTCGGACGGGCTGCCCGAGGCGGTGGACCCGGAGGGGCGCCGATTCGGCTACAAGGAGGTCCTGACCCTGGTCAATGAACTCGATACTGACGCCAAAAGCAGCAGCGAGATCGCCCAGGAAATCAAGCGCATTGTGCAGAAATTCAGCGACTACCAGCTTGCAGACGATACGACGATCATCTGTCTTAAAGTCTGA